From one Perca flavescens isolate YP-PL-M2 chromosome 4, PFLA_1.0, whole genome shotgun sequence genomic stretch:
- the LOC114554386 gene encoding single-strand selective monofunctional uracil DNA glycosylase, whose translation MLDANASASDTDTLARGDGEKELPLCESEEQGLKLVPEVNMTPSSRFLQVELELNAHLRRLTFSEPVRYIYNPLEYAWVTHRCYVEKYCQGGQRILFLGMNPGPFGMAQTGVPFGEVRSVVDWLKITGEVGHPQDEHPKRRITGLACTQKEVSGARFWGFFRKLCGEPELFFQHCFVHNLCPLIFIGASGKNLTPPELPAGEREALLALCDVALCQAVEALGVSMVIGVGRVAEQRARRALSAAGVNVRVEGIMHPSPRNPLANKGWEEVANAKLAELGVLSLLNNM comes from the exons ATGTTAGATGCCAATGCATCTGCAAGTGACACGGATACGCTCGCTCGTGGAGATGGGGAGAAGGAACTGCCTTTGTGTGAGTCAGAGGAGCAGGGTTTGAAACTGGTACCGGAGGTCAACATGACCCCCTCCTCCAGGTTTCTGCAGGTTGAACTGGAGCTGAACGCCCACCTCCGTCGGCTCACCTTCAGCGAGCCTGTCCGGTACATTTACAACCCGCTGGAGTACGCCTGGGTCACCCACCGCTGCTACGTGGAGAAGTACTGTCAGGGCGGACAAAGGATCCTGTTTTTAGGGATGAATCCGGGACCTTTCGGTATGGCACAGACCGGG GTCCCCTTTGGTGAAGTAAGGTCTGTTGTTGATTGGCTGAAGATCACAGGGGAGGTTGGTCATCCTCAGGATGAGCATCCTAAGCGGCGGATCACCGGACTTGCCTGCACTCAGAAGGAAGTGAGTGGCGCCCGTTTCTGGGGCTTCTTCAGGAAGTTGTGTGGCGAACCAGAACTGTTCTTCCAGCACTGCTTTGTGCACAATCTATGCCCGCTCATTTTCATAGGTGCCAGTGGGAAGAATCTAACCCCCCCTGAGCTGCCTGCAGGTGAACGGGAGGCCCTCTTGGCCCTGTGTGACGTTGCACTGTGCCAGGCGGTGGAAGCATTGGGCGTCTCCATGGTGATCGGGGTTGGAAGGGTGGCAGAGCAGCGGGCGCGGCGAGCTCTATCAGCAGCAGGTGTCAACGTGCGTGTCGAGGGCATCATGCATCCGTCACCCAGAAACCCACTAGCCAATAAGGGCTGGGAGGAAGTAGCCAACGCCAAGCTGGCAGAACTTGGTGTCTTGTCACTGCTGAACAACATGTGA